From a region of the Janthinobacterium sp. 61 genome:
- the nusG gene encoding transcription termination/antitermination protein NusG: MSENVHDEAADESVPGDAPVADTGAALSVPVSSKRWYVVHAYSGMEKSVMRALTERIERAGMQDQFGQILVPIEEVVEVKNGVKSVTERRFYPGYVLVEMEMTDESWHLVKNTSKVTGFIGGKSNKPTPISAREIDGIMKQMQEGVEKPRPKTLYEVGEQVRIKDGPFTDFNGNVEEVNYEKSKVRVSVTIFGRATPVELEFGQVEKV, translated from the coding sequence ATGAGCGAAAATGTGCATGATGAAGCGGCGGACGAGTCCGTTCCGGGCGACGCTCCGGTAGCGGATACTGGTGCAGCGCTGAGCGTGCCAGTGAGCAGCAAGCGCTGGTATGTCGTGCATGCTTATTCCGGCATGGAAAAAAGCGTCATGCGCGCACTGACCGAGCGCATCGAGCGCGCGGGCATGCAAGACCAGTTCGGCCAGATCCTGGTGCCGATCGAAGAAGTAGTCGAAGTCAAGAATGGTGTGAAGTCCGTCACCGAACGTCGTTTCTATCCTGGCTATGTGCTGGTTGAAATGGAAATGACGGACGAGAGTTGGCACTTGGTCAAGAACACCAGCAAGGTTACCGGCTTTATCGGTGGCAAGTCGAACAAGCCGACGCCGATCTCCGCGCGCGAAATCGACGGCATCATGAAGCAGATGCAAGAAGGTGTTGAAAAGCCCCGTCCAAAAACCTTGTACGAGGTGGGCGAGCAGGTACGCATCAAGGATGGTCCGTTCACCGATTTCAACGGCAATGTCGAAGAAGTCAATTACGAGAAATCCAAAGTGCGCGTCTCGGTCACCATCTTCGGCCGCGCTACTCCGGTGGAGCTCGAATTCGGCCAGGTCGAAAAAGTTTAA
- the rplA gene encoding 50S ribosomal protein L1, whose product MAKLSKRIKALKAKVDRTKVYAFDNAVALIKECATAKFNESIDVSVQLGVDPKKSDQVVRGSVVLPAGTGKTVRVAVFASGEKAEAAKAAGADIVGMEDLAERIKAGDMPFDIVIASPDTMRIVGTLGQILGPRGMMPNPKVGTVTPDVATAVKNAKAGQVQYRTDKSGIIHATIGRKSFADADLKSNLVALIDALNKAKPASSKGVYLRKVSLSSTMGAGVRVDQASLAA is encoded by the coding sequence ATGGCTAAGTTATCCAAACGTATCAAGGCTTTGAAAGCCAAAGTCGACCGTACCAAAGTGTACGCTTTCGACAACGCTGTCGCTCTGATCAAAGAGTGCGCAACGGCCAAGTTCAATGAATCGATCGACGTATCGGTACAACTGGGTGTTGATCCTAAGAAATCCGACCAAGTGGTGCGCGGCTCCGTCGTGCTGCCAGCTGGTACCGGCAAAACCGTACGCGTTGCAGTATTCGCGTCGGGCGAAAAAGCAGAAGCTGCTAAAGCAGCTGGCGCCGACATCGTTGGTATGGAAGACCTGGCTGAGCGTATCAAAGCCGGCGACATGCCTTTCGATATCGTTATCGCTTCGCCAGATACCATGCGTATCGTTGGTACCCTGGGTCAGATCCTGGGCCCACGCGGCATGATGCCTAACCCGAAAGTTGGCACTGTTACTCCTGACGTCGCTACCGCCGTGAAAAACGCGAAAGCCGGTCAAGTTCAGTACCGTACCGACAAATCCGGTATCATCCACGCTACCATCGGCCGTAAATCGTTCGCTGACGCAGATCTGAAATCGAATCTGGTCGCACTGATCGACGCACTGAACAAAGCCAAGCCAGCATCGAGCAAAGGCGTGTACCTGCGCAAAGTTTCGCTGTCGTCGACCATGGGCGCTGGCGTCCGTGTTGACCAGGCTAGCCTGGCAGCTTAA
- the tuf gene encoding elongation factor Tu: MAKGKFERTKPHVNVGTIGHVDHGKTTLTAAIATVLSKKFGGEAKAYDQIDAAPEEKARGITINTAHVEYETATRHYAHVDCPGHADYIKNMITGAAQMDGAILVCSAADGPMPQTREHILLARQVGVPYIIVFLNKCDLVDDAELLELVEMEVRELLSKYEFPGDDLPIIKGSARMALEGKEGEMGVDAVLRLADALDAYIPTPERAVDGAFLMPVEDVFSISGRGTVVTGRIERGIVKVGEEIEIVGITDTVKTTCTGVEMFRKLLDQGQAGDNVGLLLRGTKREDVQRGQVLAKPGSIKPHAHFTGEIYVLSKDEGGRHTPFFNNYRPQFYFRTTDVTGSIELPADKEMVMPGDNVSITVKLINPIAMEEGLRFAIREGGRTVGAGVVAKILA; the protein is encoded by the coding sequence ATGGCAAAAGGTAAATTCGAACGGACCAAGCCGCACGTCAACGTCGGCACCATCGGCCACGTCGACCACGGTAAAACCACGCTGACCGCTGCAATCGCAACGGTTCTGTCGAAGAAATTCGGCGGCGAAGCTAAAGCATACGACCAGATCGATGCGGCTCCAGAAGAAAAAGCGCGCGGTATCACGATTAACACCGCCCACGTTGAGTACGAAACGGCGACGCGTCACTACGCGCACGTTGACTGCCCAGGCCACGCCGATTACATCAAAAACATGATTACCGGTGCTGCGCAGATGGACGGCGCGATCCTGGTATGCTCGGCAGCTGACGGCCCAATGCCACAGACCCGCGAGCACATCCTGCTGGCCCGCCAAGTTGGCGTTCCATACATCATCGTGTTCCTGAACAAGTGCGACCTGGTCGACGACGCAGAGCTGCTGGAACTGGTTGAAATGGAAGTGCGCGAGCTGTTGTCGAAGTACGAATTCCCAGGCGACGACCTGCCTATCATCAAAGGTTCGGCACGTATGGCGCTGGAAGGCAAAGAAGGCGAAATGGGCGTTGACGCAGTATTGCGTCTGGCCGATGCGCTGGATGCTTACATCCCAACGCCAGAGCGCGCTGTTGATGGTGCATTCCTGATGCCAGTGGAAGACGTGTTCTCGATCTCGGGTCGCGGTACCGTTGTGACCGGTCGTATCGAGCGCGGCATTGTTAAAGTCGGCGAAGAGATCGAAATCGTTGGTATCACCGATACCGTCAAAACGACTTGCACCGGCGTGGAAATGTTCCGCAAGCTGCTGGACCAAGGTCAAGCAGGCGACAACGTTGGTCTGCTGCTGCGCGGCACCAAGCGTGAAGACGTGCAACGTGGTCAAGTTCTGGCAAAGCCAGGCTCGATCAAGCCGCATGCTCACTTCACCGGCGAGATCTATGTTCTGTCGAAAGACGAAGGCGGCCGTCATACGCCATTCTTCAACAACTACCGTCCACAGTTCTACTTCCGCACGACGGACGTGACTGGTTCGATCGAGTTGCCAGCAGACAAAGAAATGGTTATGCCAGGCGATAACGTGTCGATCACCGTCAAGCTGATCAACCCGATCGCGATGGAAGAAGGTCTGCGCTTCGCTATCCGTGAAGGCGGTCGTACCGTCGGCGCCGGCGTGGTTGCAAAAATCCTCGCATAA
- the rplK gene encoding 50S ribosomal protein L11 — MAKKIIGFIKLQVPAGKANPSPPIGPALGQRGLNIMEFCKAFNAQTQGLEPGMPIPVVITAFADKSFTFVMKTPPATYLIKKAAAITKGSPKPHTDKVGTLTRAQAEEIAKLKTPDLTAADMDAAVRTIAGSARSIGITVEGVV, encoded by the coding sequence ATGGCAAAGAAAATCATTGGTTTTATCAAGCTGCAAGTGCCAGCTGGTAAAGCAAACCCATCCCCACCAATCGGTCCAGCTCTGGGTCAACGTGGTCTGAACATCATGGAATTCTGCAAGGCCTTCAATGCACAGACCCAAGGTCTGGAGCCAGGCATGCCGATTCCAGTCGTGATCACCGCGTTTGCGGACAAGTCCTTCACGTTCGTGATGAAGACGCCTCCAGCAACCTACCTGATCAAAAAAGCTGCTGCGATCACCAAAGGTTCGCCGAAGCCACATACCGACAAAGTCGGTACGCTGACCCGCGCACAAGCTGAAGAAATCGCTAAATTGAAAACCCCTGATCTGACCGCTGCCGACATGGATGCTGCTGTACGCACCATCGCTGGTTCCGCTCGTTCGATTGGTATCACGGTGGAAGGTGTTGTATAA
- the rplL gene encoding 50S ribosomal protein L7/L12, with protein sequence MAISKDDILEAVSAMSVMDLNDLVKAFEEKFGVSAAAMASAGPAAGPAAAAEEQTEFNVILDSFGANKVGVIKAVREITGLGLKEAKDLVDGAPKTVKEAVSKADAEAAQKKLVEAGATASIK encoded by the coding sequence ATGGCAATTAGCAAAGACGATATCCTGGAAGCAGTTAGCGCCATGTCCGTAATGGACCTGAACGACCTGGTTAAAGCATTCGAAGAAAAATTCGGCGTGTCCGCAGCAGCTATGGCTTCGGCCGGTCCTGCAGCAGGCCCAGCAGCAGCTGCTGAAGAGCAAACCGAATTCAACGTCATCCTGGACAGCTTCGGCGCAAACAAAGTTGGCGTCATTAAAGCAGTTCGCGAAATCACCGGTCTGGGCTTGAAAGAAGCTAAAGACCTGGTCGATGGCGCACCAAAAACTGTGAAAGAAGCAGTGTCGAAAGCTGACGCTGAAGCAGCACAGAAGAAACTGGTAGAAGCCGGCGCAACCGCTTCGATCAAGTAA
- the secE gene encoding preprotein translocase subunit SecE, whose amino-acid sequence MSNQSVQTVSTSSDKIKVALAIVAAIAGVVGFYYLAGQPALVRASALVAGLVIAVALLYISTTGREFLNFAKEAVRETKKVVWPTRKEATQITAIVFAFVLVMAIFLWGTDKLLEFLLYDVILGWKK is encoded by the coding sequence ATGTCAAATCAATCCGTGCAAACCGTTAGCACGTCGAGTGACAAGATAAAAGTCGCGCTGGCAATAGTGGCTGCGATTGCAGGAGTAGTCGGGTTTTATTACCTGGCAGGCCAACCAGCTCTGGTGCGTGCAAGCGCGCTTGTGGCTGGTTTGGTTATTGCTGTTGCACTCTTGTATATCTCGACGACCGGCCGTGAATTTCTCAATTTCGCCAAAGAAGCTGTGCGCGAAACCAAGAAAGTCGTTTGGCCTACCCGCAAAGAAGCCACGCAGATTACTGCGATCGTGTTTGCCTTTGTGCTGGTCATGGCGATTTTCCTGTGGGGCACGGATAAATTGCTCGAGTTTTTGTTGTATGACGTAATTCTGGGTTGGAAAAAATAA
- the rplJ gene encoding 50S ribosomal protein L10, whose translation MSLNLNDKKAVVAEVSAQVANAQTIVVAEYRGIQVGHLTQLRAKARAQGVYLRVLKNTLARRSVEGTAFASLADAMTGPLIYSISADAVAAAKVIADFAKTNDKLVIKAGNYAGKPLDTAAVTALASIPSREVLISQLLGVMLAPVSGFARGLAALAAKKGEGAEAPAEAAAEEAPAAA comes from the coding sequence GTGAGTCTCAATCTGAATGACAAAAAGGCCGTCGTCGCCGAAGTTTCCGCACAAGTAGCAAATGCGCAAACGATCGTCGTGGCCGAATATCGTGGCATCCAGGTTGGTCACTTGACGCAACTGCGTGCTAAAGCGCGTGCCCAAGGCGTGTACCTGCGTGTGTTGAAAAACACTCTGGCTCGTCGCTCCGTTGAAGGTACCGCATTCGCCAGCCTGGCAGATGCCATGACCGGCCCGTTGATCTACTCGATCTCGGCCGATGCCGTTGCAGCAGCTAAAGTCATCGCTGACTTCGCTAAAACCAACGACAAACTGGTCATCAAAGCAGGTAACTACGCAGGCAAGCCGCTGGATACAGCTGCTGTCACCGCGTTGGCGAGCATTCCTAGCCGTGAAGTCCTCATTTCGCAGTTGTTGGGCGTTATGCTGGCTCCGGTTTCGGGCTTTGCACGTGGTCTGGCTGCCCTGGCAGCGAAAAAAGGCGAAGGCGCCGAAGCTCCTGCAGAAGCAGCAGCAGAAGAAGCCCCAGCAGCCGCTTAA
- the rpoB gene encoding DNA-directed RNA polymerase subunit beta, with translation MHYSFTEKKRIRKSFAKRANVHHVPFLLATQLESYHSFLQEDIAPSGRKNDGLQSAFTSIFPIVSHNGFARLEFLSYVLGDPAFDVKECQQRGLTFASPLRAKVRLVILDKESPTKPVVKEMKEQEVYMGELPLMTTTGSFVINGTERVIVSQLHRSPGVFFEHDRGKTHSSGKLLFSARIIPYRGSWLDFEFDPKDILFFRVDRRRKMPVTILLKAIGMSHEQILANFFVFDNFNLRSEGAEMEFVAERLRGEVARFDIVDKSGKTLVLKDKRINAKHVRDIEAAGIKHISVPEDYLLGRVLAKNIVDGDTGEVVASANDELTEDLLGRLRDANISEIQTLYTNDLDQGAYISQTLRIDDTADQMAAKVAIYRMMRPGEPPTEDSVEALFNGLFYNSDRYDLSAVGRMKFNRRIGRDELTGAMTLSNEDVLAVIKILVELRNGRGEVDDIDHLGNRRVRCVGELAENQFRAGLVRVERAVKERLGQAEADNLMPHDLINSKPISAAIREFFGSSQLSQFMDQTNPLSEITHKRRVSALGPGGLTRERAGFEVRDVHPTHYGRVCPIETPEGPNIGLINSLALYARLNEYGFLETPYRKVEGSKITDQIDYLSAIEEGRYIIAQANATISDEGTLSDELVSAREAGETILVSPERIQYMDVAPGQIVSVAASLIPFLEHDDANRALMGANMQRQAVPCLRPEKALVGTGIERTVAVDSGTTVQALRGGIVDYIDAGRVVIRVNDDEATAGEVGVDIYNLIKYTRSNQNTNINQRPIVQVGDRVAKRDVIADGASTDLGELALGQNMTVAFMPWNGLNFEDSILISENVVKDDRYTSIHIEELSVVARDTKLGAEEITRDISNLAENQLARLDESGIVYIGAEVQAGDTLVGKVTPKGETQLTPEEKLLRAIFGEKASDVKDTSLRVPSGMIGTVIDVQVFTREGIVRDKRAQQIIDDELKRFRLDLNDQMRIVEGDAFQRLEKMLIGKVVNGGPKKLAKGAKITKEYLADLDKYHWFDIRPADDDAAVALEAIKESINEKRHQFDLAFEEKRKKLTQGDELQPGVQKMVKVYLAVKRRLQSGDKMAGRHGNKGVVSRIVPVEDMPYMADGTPADVVLNPLGVPSRMNVGQILETHLGWAAKGLGIRIGEMLKAQTKVEQVRKYLTTIYNENGRAEDLDKFDDEEIMKLAENLKKGVPFATPVFDGANEEEIRRMLDLAYPDDIAKNLGMTPSKNQVTMYDGRTGEAFERKVTVGVMHMLKLHHLVDDKMHARSTGPYSLVTQQPLGGKAQFGGQRFGEMEVWALEAYGASYVLQEMLTVKSDDVNGRTKVYENLVKGDHVIDAGMPESFNVLVKEIRSLGIDIDLERN, from the coding sequence ATGCACTACTCATTTACTGAGAAGAAACGCATTCGCAAATCATTCGCGAAGCGCGCCAACGTTCACCACGTTCCGTTCCTGCTGGCGACCCAGCTCGAGTCTTATCATAGCTTCTTGCAAGAGGACATAGCACCGTCTGGCCGCAAGAATGATGGCCTGCAGTCGGCTTTCACTTCGATTTTCCCTATCGTTTCGCACAATGGTTTTGCGCGTCTCGAATTCTTGTCGTACGTTTTGGGCGATCCTGCCTTTGACGTCAAAGAATGTCAACAACGTGGCCTGACGTTCGCGTCGCCGCTGCGCGCGAAAGTGCGCCTGGTGATTCTGGACAAGGAATCGCCAACCAAGCCTGTCGTCAAGGAAATGAAAGAACAGGAAGTCTACATGGGCGAATTGCCGCTCATGACGACCACCGGTTCGTTCGTGATCAACGGCACGGAGCGGGTTATCGTTTCCCAGTTGCACCGTTCGCCTGGCGTGTTCTTCGAGCACGACCGCGGCAAGACTCACTCGTCCGGTAAACTGCTGTTCTCCGCGCGTATCATTCCTTACCGCGGTTCGTGGCTGGACTTCGAGTTCGACCCGAAAGACATCCTGTTCTTCCGCGTCGACCGCCGCCGCAAGATGCCAGTGACGATCCTGCTCAAAGCCATCGGCATGTCGCATGAGCAAATCCTGGCCAATTTCTTTGTCTTCGACAATTTCAACCTGCGCTCCGAAGGCGCGGAAATGGAATTCGTCGCCGAACGTCTGCGCGGCGAAGTGGCGCGCTTTGACATCGTCGACAAGTCGGGCAAGACCCTGGTGCTGAAAGACAAGCGTATCAACGCCAAGCACGTGCGTGATATCGAAGCTGCCGGCATCAAGCACATTTCCGTACCGGAAGACTACCTGCTGGGCCGCGTATTGGCGAAGAACATCGTCGATGGCGACACCGGCGAGGTCGTCGCCTCCGCGAACGATGAGCTGACCGAAGACCTGTTGGGCCGCTTGCGCGATGCCAACATCAGCGAAATCCAAACGTTGTACACCAACGACCTGGATCAAGGCGCCTATATCTCGCAAACCCTGCGTATCGACGACACCGCCGACCAGATGGCTGCGAAAGTGGCGATCTATCGCATGATGCGTCCAGGCGAACCGCCAACGGAAGACTCGGTTGAAGCGCTGTTCAATGGCCTGTTCTACAACTCGGACCGCTACGACCTGTCGGCCGTGGGCCGCATGAAGTTCAACCGCCGCATTGGCCGCGATGAACTGACCGGCGCCATGACCCTGTCGAACGAAGACGTGCTGGCCGTGATCAAGATCCTGGTGGAACTGCGCAATGGTCGCGGCGAAGTCGACGATATCGATCACCTGGGTAACCGTCGCGTACGTTGCGTAGGCGAACTGGCTGAGAATCAATTCCGCGCCGGCCTGGTGCGTGTTGAGCGCGCCGTCAAGGAACGCCTCGGCCAAGCCGAAGCGGACAACCTGATGCCGCACGACCTGATCAACTCGAAGCCGATTTCGGCTGCGATTCGCGAGTTCTTCGGTTCGTCCCAGCTGTCGCAGTTCATGGACCAAACCAATCCTCTGTCGGAAATTACCCACAAGCGCCGCGTATCGGCTCTGGGACCCGGCGGTCTGACACGCGAACGCGCTGGCTTTGAAGTGCGCGACGTGCATCCGACCCACTACGGCCGCGTCTGCCCGATCGAGACACCGGAAGGTCCGAACATTGGTCTGATCAACTCGCTGGCTCTGTATGCCCGCCTGAATGAATACGGCTTCCTGGAAACCCCGTACCGCAAGGTCGAAGGTTCCAAGATTACCGATCAGATCGACTACCTGTCCGCCATCGAAGAGGGTCGCTACATCATCGCTCAGGCGAATGCGACCATCAGCGATGAAGGTACGCTGTCCGATGAACTGGTCTCGGCCCGTGAAGCCGGCGAAACCATCCTGGTCTCCCCGGAGCGCATCCAGTACATGGACGTGGCGCCAGGCCAGATCGTTTCCGTCGCTGCCTCGCTGATTCCGTTCCTCGAACACGATGATGCAAACCGTGCATTGATGGGCGCCAACATGCAACGCCAGGCTGTGCCTTGCTTGCGTCCTGAAAAAGCGCTGGTCGGTACCGGTATCGAACGCACCGTTGCGGTCGACTCGGGCACCACCGTGCAAGCCTTGCGTGGCGGTATCGTCGATTACATCGATGCGGGCCGTGTCGTGATTCGCGTCAACGATGACGAAGCTACCGCTGGTGAAGTGGGCGTCGACATCTACAACCTGATCAAGTACACCCGTTCGAACCAGAACACCAACATCAACCAGCGTCCTATCGTGCAGGTGGGCGACCGTGTTGCCAAGCGCGACGTGATCGCCGACGGCGCATCGACCGACCTGGGTGAATTGGCGCTGGGCCAGAACATGACCGTGGCGTTCATGCCATGGAATGGTCTGAACTTCGAAGATTCGATCCTGATCTCGGAAAACGTCGTCAAGGACGACCGCTACACCTCGATTCACATCGAAGAGTTGTCGGTTGTTGCCCGTGACACGAAGCTGGGCGCGGAAGAAATTACGCGCGACATCTCGAACCTGGCTGAAAATCAGCTGGCACGTCTGGATGAGTCCGGTATCGTCTACATCGGCGCTGAAGTACAAGCCGGCGACACCCTAGTCGGTAAAGTGACGCCTAAAGGCGAAACCCAGCTGACCCCGGAAGAGAAGCTGCTGCGCGCGATTTTCGGCGAAAAAGCGTCGGACGTAAAAGATACTTCGCTGCGCGTGCCTTCGGGCATGATCGGTACCGTGATCGACGTCCAGGTCTTCACCCGTGAAGGCATCGTGCGCGACAAGCGTGCCCAGCAAATTATCGATGACGAACTGAAACGTTTCCGTCTGGATTTGAACGACCAGATGCGTATCGTTGAAGGCGATGCCTTCCAGCGTCTGGAAAAAATGCTGATCGGCAAAGTTGTCAACGGCGGTCCTAAAAAGCTGGCCAAAGGCGCCAAGATCACCAAGGAATACCTGGCCGATCTAGACAAATACCACTGGTTCGACATCCGCCCTGCGGACGACGATGCAGCGGTAGCGCTGGAAGCGATCAAGGAATCGATCAACGAGAAGCGTCACCAGTTCGATCTGGCCTTCGAAGAGAAGCGCAAGAAACTGACGCAAGGCGATGAGCTGCAACCAGGCGTGCAAAAAATGGTCAAGGTGTACCTGGCCGTGAAACGCCGCCTGCAGTCGGGCGACAAGATGGCCGGTCGCCACGGTAACAAGGGTGTGGTTTCCCGTATTGTTCCTGTGGAAGATATGCCATACATGGCCGACGGCACGCCAGCCGACGTTGTGCTGAACCCGCTGGGCGTTCCTTCGCGGATGAACGTTGGTCAGATTCTCGAGACTCACTTGGGCTGGGCTGCCAAGGGTCTGGGTATCCGCATCGGCGAAATGCTGAAGGCGCAAACCAAGGTCGAGCAAGTGCGCAAGTACCTGACGACGATCTACAACGAGAATGGCCGCGCGGAAGATCTGGACAAGTTTGATGATGAAGAGATCATGAAACTGGCCGAGAATCTGAAAAAAGGTGTGCCATTCGCCACGCCAGTGTTTGACGGCGCGAACGAAGAAGAGATCCGCCGCATGCTGGACCTGGCGTATCCGGACGACATCGCCAAGAACCTGGGCATGACCCCGTCGAAGAACCAGGTGACCATGTATGACGGTCGCACCGGTGAAGCATTCGAGCGCAAGGTCACTGTCGGCGTCATGCACATGCTGAAACTGCATCACTTGGTTGATGACAAGATGCATGCACGTTCGACCGGTCCTTACTCGCTGGTGACGCAACAGCCGCTGGGTGGTAAAGCCCAGTTCGGTGGTCAGCGTTTCGGTGAGATGGAAGTCTGGGCACTGGAAGCGTATGGCGCGTCGTATGTCTTGCAAGAGATGTTGACCGTCAAGTCCGATGACGTGAATGGCCGTACCAAAGTGTACGAGAACCTGGTCAAGGGCGATCACGTGATCGACGCCGGCATGCCGGAATCGTTCAACGTGCTGGTCAAGGAAATCCGTTCGCTGGGTATCGATATCGACCTCGAACGCAACTAA